A genome region from Acidimicrobiales bacterium includes the following:
- a CDS encoding type II toxin-antitoxin system Phd/YefM family antitoxin — protein sequence MSTMNVSEAREKLAEAIDAAQSEAVVLERYGRPAAVLVSMERYEQLLDALEEAEDITAFDAAMAEAGDNIPWDKVKADLGWS from the coding sequence ATGTCCACGATGAACGTCAGCGAGGCCCGAGAGAAGCTCGCCGAGGCCATTGACGCGGCTCAGTCTGAAGCGGTGGTCCTCGAACGCTACGGCCGGCCGGCCGCAGTGTTGGTGAGCATGGAGCGATACGAACAGCTCCTCGACGCGCTTGAAGAGGCCGAGGACATCACGGCGTTCGATGCGGCGATGGCCGAAGCAGGCGACAACATCCCCTGGGACAAGGTCAAAGCCGACCTCGGCTGGTCGTGA
- a CDS encoding type II toxin-antitoxin system RelE/ParE family toxin, whose product MSRYRVEVRPAAVRALRKIDPKTRPRIEGAIALLAEDPRPPASRPLTGRDGYRVRVGDYRIIYTIHDDVLLIVVVTLGHRRDVYR is encoded by the coding sequence GTGAGTCGATATCGGGTCGAAGTCCGCCCAGCCGCGGTGCGAGCACTGCGCAAAATCGACCCGAAGACGCGGCCCCGCATCGAGGGGGCCATTGCCCTATTGGCGGAAGACCCTCGACCTCCAGCATCGCGGCCACTAACCGGCCGAGACGGATACCGAGTCCGAGTCGGTGACTACCGGATCATCTACACGATCCACGATGACGTGCTCCTCATCGTGGTCGTCACACTCGGGCACCGCCGAGACGTGTACCGCTAG
- a CDS encoding Fic family protein yields the protein MIRPTLELAVAFNRLARQDDEWFDEPDEFDRLQRALEVLDSIDDPITAAAVVAYRVAKAQAFGEGNKRTGFLLAKWILDRNGEDGAALLPPDDREFAALLVRAASGVDVEAEMVEVLRRRHG from the coding sequence TTGATACGGCCGACCCTGGAACTGGCTGTCGCGTTCAATCGTCTCGCCCGCCAAGACGATGAATGGTTCGACGAGCCCGACGAGTTCGACCGGCTGCAACGGGCTCTCGAGGTCCTAGACAGCATTGACGACCCGATCACCGCGGCGGCGGTCGTCGCTTATCGGGTAGCCAAGGCACAGGCGTTCGGCGAGGGCAACAAGAGGACGGGTTTCTTGCTCGCCAAGTGGATCTTGGACCGCAACGGCGAAGACGGTGCCGCTTTGCTGCCGCCCGATGACCGCGAGTTCGCGGCGCTCCTGGTGAGAGCCGCCTCCGGTGTTGACGTAGAAGCGGAGATGGTCGAAGTTCTGCGTCGTCGCCACGGCTGA
- a CDS encoding IS110 family transposase, translated as MALTIVETATVTGGVDTHADAHVAAALNHIGGLLGTQSFPTTPAGYARLLSWLQSLGPVALVGVEGTGSYGAGLTRHLVAAGVKVVEVDRSDRQARYRSGKSDPLDAESAARAALSGKAKGAPRGRDNTVEAIRALMVAKRSARGERTRSINQARSLVVTGPDDLRARFERHSTDSLPAELAGLRPRPGDTVGYATRIALRELGRRAEFLADQIDYLDQLLLPLIELQAPSLLETYGIGPHVAAILIIAAGDHPDRLRSEAAWAHLCGAAPIPAGSGKTTGRYRLNPGGDRQANHALWRIVFSRMGHHLPTQAYVERRLKEGKTKPEIIRCLKRFVAREVYHHLLWTPD; from the coding sequence ATGGCCTTGACCATCGTAGAGACAGCCACCGTCACTGGCGGTGTGGACACCCACGCCGACGCCCACGTCGCCGCCGCGCTGAACCACATCGGCGGACTGCTCGGCACCCAGAGCTTCCCGACCACCCCGGCCGGCTACGCCCGGCTCCTCAGCTGGCTGCAAAGCCTCGGACCTGTCGCCCTGGTCGGGGTGGAAGGTACCGGCAGCTACGGTGCCGGCCTAACCCGACATTTGGTGGCCGCCGGGGTGAAGGTGGTGGAGGTGGACCGCTCCGATCGCCAGGCCCGCTACCGCTCAGGCAAGTCCGATCCTCTCGACGCCGAGAGCGCAGCGCGCGCCGCGCTGTCAGGCAAGGCCAAAGGGGCGCCGAGAGGCCGGGACAACACGGTCGAGGCGATCAGGGCGTTGATGGTGGCCAAACGCTCCGCCCGAGGAGAGCGGACCAGGTCGATCAATCAGGCCAGATCCCTTGTCGTTACTGGCCCCGACGACCTCCGCGCCCGCTTCGAACGTCACTCCACCGACAGTCTGCCGGCCGAGCTGGCCGGACTGCGCCCCCGCCCCGGCGACACCGTCGGATACGCCACCCGCATCGCTTTGCGAGAACTGGGACGTCGGGCTGAGTTCCTGGCTGATCAGATCGACTACCTCGATCAGCTCCTGCTTCCGCTGATCGAACTACAAGCTCCCAGCCTCCTCGAGACGTACGGAATCGGACCGCACGTCGCCGCCATCCTGATCATCGCAGCCGGCGATCACCCCGACCGGCTGAGATCCGAGGCAGCCTGGGCGCATCTCTGCGGGGCCGCGCCGATCCCCGCCGGGTCGGGCAAGACCACCGGCAGATACCGGCTCAACCCCGGCGGTGACCGCCAAGCCAACCACGCTCTCTGGCGGATCGTGTTCAGCCGCATGGGCCACCACCTACCCACCCAGGCCTACGTCGAACGACGCCTCAAAGAAGGCAAAACCAAACCCGAGATCATCCGCTGCCTGAAGCGTTTCGTCGCCCGCGAGGTCTACCACCACCTCCTCTGGACGCCCGACTGA
- a CDS encoding VOC family protein translates to MADFPSVTHVALTVTDLERSRPWYEKLFGTKPVIDEDTGPFHHVVWLLGSQTLVGIHQFPDLHGSEPFDERRPGLDHLAFACPNRSELEQWKARLDDLGIENGGIVDAPYGSGLSFRDPDNIALEFFAPPG, encoded by the coding sequence ATGGCCGATTTCCCAAGCGTCACTCATGTGGCGCTCACTGTCACCGATCTCGAACGCAGTCGACCCTGGTACGAAAAGTTGTTCGGGACCAAGCCGGTGATCGACGAGGACACCGGTCCCTTCCATCACGTCGTGTGGCTTCTCGGGAGCCAAACCCTGGTAGGCATCCATCAGTTCCCTGATCTCCATGGAAGCGAACCCTTTGACGAGCGGCGGCCTGGGCTCGATCATCTCGCCTTCGCCTGCCCCAACCGGTCCGAACTGGAACAGTGGAAGGCAAGGTTGGATGACCTCGGCATCGAAAACGGCGGCATCGTCGATGCGCCATACGGCTCGGGTCTGTCGTTCCGCGATCCTGACAACATCGCACTGGAGTTCTTCGCGCCACCAGGGTGA
- a CDS encoding helix-turn-helix domain-containing protein, with amino-acid sequence MGETIPGTASGVEGVRALAHPLRLELLDVLRFGGPSTATLLAGRLNESSGATSYHLRQLARYGFVEEVEQSGGRERWWRYRERKVSVPAGADDETGGRAVAAALLTHEAQALDRFLSEQPRSDDWDDAAFLQSRSLCLTSKELDALRCAIESLLAPLRRADAEDAPVDALPVRVFAFGFPVTVAGS; translated from the coding sequence ATGGGAGAGACGATACCGGGCACGGCAAGCGGCGTCGAGGGTGTCCGGGCGTTGGCCCACCCGTTGCGCTTAGAGTTGCTTGATGTATTGCGTTTCGGCGGCCCGTCGACCGCAACGCTGCTTGCAGGTCGTTTGAACGAGTCGAGCGGTGCGACCAGCTATCACCTGCGGCAACTCGCCCGGTACGGCTTCGTCGAGGAAGTCGAGCAAAGCGGCGGGCGTGAGCGCTGGTGGCGTTACCGGGAGCGAAAGGTCTCAGTCCCCGCAGGCGCCGACGACGAGACCGGCGGTCGAGCAGTAGCCGCGGCACTCCTCACCCATGAGGCGCAGGCACTCGACCGGTTCCTGAGCGAACAGCCGCGCTCTGACGACTGGGACGATGCTGCGTTTCTCCAGTCGCGCTCGCTATGCCTCACCTCGAAAGAACTCGACGCTCTGCGTTGTGCGATCGAGAGTCTGCTCGCGCCACTCCGACGTGCCGACGCCGAAGACGCCCCCGTAGACGCGTTACCGGTGAGGGTCTTCGCGTTCGGTTTCCCGGTCACTGTGGCGGGGTCATGA
- a CDS encoding S41 family peptidase, translating into MSTPDGSAVLVNTVIERLTASYIFPDRSARAASLLQARLADGAYDLPAGSVLCERLSADLFEACADKHLRLLWHDSVESSRDETELVDALHETFRRENHGIHSVELLPGNVGLIALTIIPPAATGATKLAAMMQLVQDTDALILDLRETRGGAPDGGAFLSSFFFPDGDVHLSDIIEGPNGPPRQYWTYAHLPAPRYLDRATIVGETTRGGAHPSEVVSIAEQIELRLPVARSHNPITGTNWEAVGVQPDHYAPATTAVTVAHRLALEASANNDETSESSRAARRHL; encoded by the coding sequence ATGAGCACTCCGGACGGATCGGCGGTGCTGGTCAACACGGTGATCGAGCGACTCACTGCGTCGTACATCTTCCCGGACCGCTCAGCTCGCGCCGCCAGCCTGCTACAAGCCCGGCTCGCCGACGGCGCATACGATCTCCCCGCCGGTTCAGTCCTCTGCGAGCGTCTCTCCGCTGACCTCTTCGAAGCGTGCGCCGACAAGCACTTGCGGCTGCTCTGGCACGATTCGGTCGAGTCAAGCCGCGATGAGACCGAACTCGTCGACGCGCTACATGAGACTTTCCGCCGCGAGAACCACGGCATCCACAGCGTCGAGCTACTGCCTGGAAATGTGGGCCTGATCGCCCTCACGATCATCCCACCTGCTGCTACTGGCGCAACGAAGCTTGCGGCCATGATGCAACTGGTACAAGACACCGACGCGCTCATTCTCGACCTGCGAGAAACGCGAGGGGGCGCCCCCGACGGTGGCGCCTTCCTGTCCAGCTTCTTCTTCCCTGACGGCGACGTCCACCTCAGCGACATCATCGAAGGCCCGAACGGTCCACCCCGCCAATACTGGACCTATGCCCACCTACCCGCGCCACGCTACCTCGACCGGGCGACCATCGTCGGCGAGACAACACGCGGCGGCGCGCACCCCTCAGAGGTCGTGTCAATCGCTGAACAGATCGAGCTGCGCCTACCCGTCGCCCGGTCCCACAACCCCATCACCGGCACCAACTGGGAGGCCGTCGGCGTCCAACCGGACCATTACGCGCCGGCGACAACCGCAGTCACCGTCGCCCACCGCCTTGCTCTAGAAGCCAGCGCCAACAACGACGAAACCTCTGAGTCCAGCCGAGCCGCCCGACGCCACCTCTAG
- a CDS encoding hemerythrin domain-containing protein, whose amino-acid sequence MSESALDVLVREHRNLQEHFAQVRDPDADRRAAWLEFVKLMSAHVAVERSFVYPLVKRRRLGGTHLADLLRYEYRSMEHLVVLTERRKINSPDMPELVTKLLDVFEEHLARCESELLPALRDALDQAQLDELGAKMHAAESVIVSHPHPHLLALGPLYRLTTRIASWWDRTRDRSVRNR is encoded by the coding sequence GTGAGCGAGAGCGCGCTCGACGTGTTGGTCCGGGAGCACCGGAACCTCCAAGAGCACTTCGCGCAGGTCCGCGACCCCGACGCCGACCGACGGGCGGCGTGGCTGGAGTTTGTGAAGTTGATGTCCGCGCACGTGGCCGTCGAGCGAAGCTTCGTCTACCCGCTCGTGAAGCGACGCCGACTCGGCGGTACGCACCTAGCTGATCTACTTCGATACGAGTACCGCTCCATGGAGCATCTCGTGGTCCTCACGGAGCGGAGGAAGATCAACTCGCCCGACATGCCCGAGCTGGTCACCAAGCTGCTCGACGTATTCGAGGAGCACTTGGCGCGCTGCGAGAGCGAACTCCTACCAGCGTTGCGCGACGCGCTCGATCAGGCCCAACTCGACGAACTGGGAGCCAAGATGCACGCCGCCGAGTCGGTGATCGTCTCCCATCCCCACCCCCACCTTCTGGCCCTCGGGCCCTTATATCGTCTGACCACCCGGATCGCATCGTGGTGGGATCGGACCCGGGATCGGTCGGTCCGCAACCGCTAG
- a CDS encoding sensor histidine kinase: MTVASPPRRFDHDAFVHDTDEGYVAALVPLLHGALESGEVAVAVVSSPKASLLAKALGHHAARVEFVSAESWYMHPVGTISAYEARLRETPAGRRTVLIGEVQFGDHPGDWTSWTRYEALLNTALSTYDANVVCPYDRRKLPPGVVEDALRTHPFVVDGAGRHASYAYSEPDLILSSLPATVEVPERAPDFEMPLSRSLRDARRLFSAVTVSAGFDPDRTEELTLAVNEIATNALTHGRGPGLMQLWADPTGLTCVVSDHGAGAEPQVGFQPPPLGSTSGYGLWLSRRIFDRVDTVVEDDGFRVALFASPTGQSARERA, encoded by the coding sequence GTGACTGTCGCGTCCCCCCCGCGCAGATTTGACCACGACGCCTTCGTCCACGACACCGACGAGGGATATGTCGCGGCCCTGGTGCCTCTGCTCCACGGCGCACTCGAGAGCGGAGAGGTCGCCGTCGCCGTGGTGTCGTCGCCCAAGGCGTCACTTCTTGCGAAGGCGCTCGGCCACCACGCCGCCCGCGTGGAGTTCGTGAGCGCCGAAAGCTGGTACATGCACCCGGTCGGGACCATCTCCGCCTACGAGGCTCGCCTGAGGGAGACGCCCGCAGGGAGACGGACGGTCCTGATCGGCGAGGTTCAGTTCGGCGACCATCCTGGGGACTGGACGTCGTGGACCCGCTACGAGGCGCTGCTCAACACAGCTCTGTCGACCTACGACGCGAACGTCGTCTGCCCTTACGACCGCAGGAAGTTGCCCCCCGGGGTCGTCGAGGACGCCCTACGAACCCATCCCTTCGTGGTCGACGGTGCCGGCCGCCACGCCAGCTACGCCTACAGCGAACCAGACCTGATCCTCTCGTCGTTGCCCGCCACCGTGGAGGTCCCCGAGCGCGCGCCGGACTTCGAGATGCCCCTCTCCCGTTCCCTGCGCGATGCGAGACGGCTGTTCTCGGCCGTCACGGTGTCCGCCGGATTCGATCCTGACCGCACCGAAGAGTTGACGCTGGCCGTCAACGAGATCGCCACCAACGCACTCACACATGGCCGGGGCCCCGGCCTGATGCAGTTGTGGGCGGACCCTACCGGGCTCACTTGCGTCGTCAGCGACCACGGAGCTGGTGCGGAGCCGCAGGTCGGCTTCCAGCCACCCCCTCTGGGTTCGACGTCCGGCTATGGCCTGTGGCTGAGCCGCAGGATCTTCGACCGCGTCGATACCGTCGTCGAAGATGACGGTTTCCGGGTTGCTCTTTTCGCCTCTCCGACGGGGCAGTCGGCTCGAGAGCGTGCGTAG
- a CDS encoding secondary thiamine-phosphate synthase enzyme YjbQ, whose amino-acid sequence MRSETVGITTGSKPGVFEITADCERFLSSAGADDGMLNVFVPHATAGLALIETGAGSDGDLLELLDTLLPADERWRHRHGSPGHGRDHVLPALVAPSITIPVLAGRMQLGTWQSVCLVDTNPDNHSRTVRFSFLQG is encoded by the coding sequence GTGCGTAGCGAGACGGTAGGTATCACGACCGGCTCCAAGCCGGGAGTCTTCGAGATCACCGCCGACTGTGAGCGCTTCTTGTCATCGGCCGGTGCGGACGATGGCATGCTCAACGTGTTCGTGCCGCACGCGACCGCCGGGTTGGCCCTGATCGAGACCGGTGCCGGCAGTGATGGCGACCTCCTCGAGCTGCTCGACACCCTCTTGCCGGCCGACGAGCGGTGGCGTCACCGCCACGGCTCGCCGGGCCACGGAAGGGACCACGTCCTGCCCGCTCTCGTCGCCCCGTCGATCACGATCCCGGTGCTCGCCGGTCGGATGCAACTGGGCACATGGCAATCCGTCTGCCTCGTGGACACCAACCCCGACAATCACAGTCGCACGGTTCGGTTCAGCTTCCTGCAAGGGTGA
- a CDS encoding heme-binding beta-barrel domain-containing protein encodes MNEWGPLAALAGTWEGTDGLDVSYHNVNGSIGETRYLEKVQLKPFGPVDNGKQSLYGLDYRMAAWRHGEEDQNPFHTEVGYWLWDAADGQVMRCFMVPRGAVLIAGAACEADAKSFTLQADPGVATYGILENVYLASRASTRHYECTVTVLDDGTWKYESDTVVRLEMLGGDEMHHTDRNTLRKVADE; translated from the coding sequence ATGAACGAATGGGGCCCTCTTGCAGCGCTCGCCGGAACCTGGGAAGGCACCGACGGGCTCGATGTTTCCTACCACAACGTCAATGGCTCGATCGGCGAGACGCGATACCTCGAGAAGGTTCAGTTGAAGCCGTTCGGTCCGGTCGACAACGGCAAGCAGAGCCTCTACGGCCTCGATTACCGCATGGCGGCGTGGCGCCACGGCGAGGAGGACCAGAACCCGTTCCACACGGAGGTCGGCTACTGGCTGTGGGACGCTGCCGACGGGCAGGTGATGCGCTGTTTCATGGTTCCGCGCGGTGCGGTCCTCATCGCAGGAGCGGCGTGCGAAGCGGACGCGAAGTCTTTCACCCTTCAAGCAGATCCGGGCGTGGCGACCTACGGCATCCTCGAGAACGTCTACCTCGCCTCCCGTGCAAGCACCCGCCATTACGAATGCACGGTGACTGTCCTCGACGACGGAACCTGGAAGTACGAGTCGGACACCGTCGTGAGGCTCGAGATGCTCGGTGGCGACGAGATGCACCACACCGACCGCAACACCCTCCGCAAGGTTGCCGACGAGTAG
- a CDS encoding LysR substrate-binding domain-containing protein: MQLNQLRYMVCVAEERRFTRAATRLHVAQPSVSSAIAALEQELGAALFHRERTEVTLTGAGEVFLPWARQVLADCEAGTAAVRDLLGLRRGRLALGSTPSLTTNLLPPVLAAFHATHPGLDLTLHEAGSQDLVDRLEKGEMDLAVVILPVDRPWVETTELKQEELVLAVHQGHVLAQRRSVRVADLEQIPLVMFKDGYDLREATLEACRLAGFAPTLVMQGLEMDGALALAAAGVGAAVVPESVVGGTGPLVAVRFRNAALRRTIGLASRRDRPFSPAAHAFVDALREHLRLAA; the protein is encoded by the coding sequence GTGCAACTGAACCAGCTGCGCTACATGGTGTGCGTGGCCGAGGAGCGACGCTTCACCCGGGCCGCCACCCGGTTGCACGTTGCGCAGCCCTCGGTCAGCAGCGCTATCGCCGCGCTGGAGCAGGAGCTGGGCGCCGCCCTGTTCCACAGGGAGCGCACCGAGGTGACCCTCACCGGAGCAGGCGAGGTCTTCCTGCCGTGGGCGCGCCAGGTCCTGGCCGACTGCGAGGCGGGCACCGCCGCCGTGCGCGACCTCCTCGGCCTGCGGCGAGGTCGCCTGGCGCTCGGATCGACGCCGAGCCTCACGACCAACCTGCTCCCACCGGTGCTTGCGGCCTTTCATGCGACCCACCCGGGGCTGGACCTGACGCTGCACGAAGCAGGATCGCAGGATCTCGTCGATCGTCTGGAAAAAGGTGAGATGGACCTGGCAGTGGTCATCCTCCCGGTCGACCGGCCCTGGGTGGAGACGACCGAGCTGAAGCAAGAGGAGCTGGTGCTCGCCGTGCACCAGGGCCATGTGTTGGCACAGCGGCGCAGCGTTCGGGTGGCCGACCTCGAGCAGATCCCCCTCGTCATGTTCAAAGACGGTTACGACCTGCGGGAGGCGACCCTCGAGGCCTGCCGCCTAGCCGGGTTCGCCCCGACGCTGGTGATGCAGGGCTTGGAGATGGACGGTGCGCTGGCGCTCGCCGCGGCCGGGGTGGGGGCTGCCGTGGTGCCCGAATCGGTCGTCGGCGGAACCGGTCCACTGGTCGCCGTCAGGTTCAGAAACGCGGCGCTCCGGCGGACCATCGGACTCGCGTCCAGGCGGGACCGGCCTTTCTCGCCGGCTGCACATGCTTTCGTCGACGCGCTGCGGGAGCATCTACGTTTGGCGGCATGA